A stretch of Lentibacillus sp. JNUCC-1 DNA encodes these proteins:
- a CDS encoding response regulator transcription factor, whose translation MVQRILIVDDEASIVTLLEFNLKQAGFETDVAYDGLQAIEKAEHHEFDLIILDVMLPGMDGIEVCHHLRNKHNMTPILMLTAKDSVSDKIDGLDSGADDYLTKPFSPKEVLARIRAVLRRSHALEKNEAHVIRIGQLAIYPDRYEATMNGQALTFTRKQFELLYFLAQHKGKVLSRDQLLKDVWDYEFAGDTRIVDVHISHLRDKIEPDTRNPAYIKTIRGFGYKLEDVAP comes from the coding sequence GTGGTGCAAAGAATTTTAATTGTTGATGATGAAGCTTCTATTGTGACGTTACTGGAATTTAATTTGAAGCAAGCCGGGTTTGAAACGGATGTGGCATATGACGGTCTGCAAGCCATTGAGAAGGCAGAGCACCATGAATTTGACTTGATTATTCTTGATGTCATGCTGCCAGGCATGGATGGGATCGAGGTTTGTCACCACTTGCGAAATAAGCATAATATGACTCCGATTTTAATGCTGACAGCGAAAGATTCTGTGTCAGATAAAATTGATGGACTTGACTCTGGTGCAGATGATTATTTAACCAAACCTTTTAGTCCAAAGGAAGTCTTGGCAAGAATCAGAGCTGTTTTAAGACGTTCTCATGCCCTTGAAAAGAATGAGGCGCACGTGATTCGGATTGGACAATTGGCAATATATCCTGACCGGTATGAAGCAACGATGAATGGACAGGCATTGACATTTACACGGAAGCAATTTGAACTGCTTTATTTTCTAGCTCAGCACAAAGGTAAAGTGCTGTCACGCGATCAGCTGCTAAAAGATGTGTGGGATTATGAATTTGCGGGGGATACAAGAATTGTAGATGTACATATCAGTCATTTACGGGATAAGATAGAACCTGATACCAGGAATCCGGCTTACATAAAGACGATCCGGGGATTTGGATATAAATTGGAGGATGTAGCACCATGA
- a CDS encoding glyceraldehyde-3-phosphate dehydrogenase: MTRTRIAINGFGRIGRMVFRQAILDDQLEVVAINARYPSETLAHLIAYDSVHGKFSREVKAHSDHLEVDGKKVWIVNNREPEKLPWKQYEIDVAIEATGKFNSKKEASRHLEAGARKVVITAPGKQVDKTIVMGVNDQEYDSDQHHVVSNASCTTNCLAPVVKIIDDHFKIVNGLMTTVHAFTTDQNNLDNPHKDLRRARGCTQSIIPTSTGAAKALGEVMPHLNGKLHGMALRVPTPNVSLVDLVIDVEETVTAEQVNTALKQAEETMPGIVEYSEEPLVSIDYTTNDHSAIIDGLSTIVMEDSKIKVLAWYDNEWGYSKRVVDLTAYIGSKLTTTQTA; encoded by the coding sequence ATGACTAGAACACGTATTGCCATTAATGGATTCGGACGTATCGGCAGAATGGTTTTTCGCCAGGCCATCCTGGATGATCAATTAGAAGTTGTGGCTATTAATGCAAGGTACCCCTCTGAAACACTTGCACATTTAATTGCCTATGACAGTGTCCATGGCAAGTTCAGCCGTGAAGTTAAAGCGCATTCAGATCACCTTGAAGTGGATGGCAAAAAGGTTTGGATTGTTAATAACCGGGAACCTGAAAAGCTGCCCTGGAAACAATACGAGATTGATGTTGCCATTGAAGCAACAGGTAAATTCAACTCAAAAAAAGAGGCAAGTCGTCATCTCGAAGCAGGGGCACGTAAAGTTGTCATTACCGCTCCGGGAAAACAAGTCGATAAAACGATTGTCATGGGTGTGAATGATCAAGAATATGATTCAGACCAGCATCACGTCGTTTCAAACGCATCATGCACCACGAACTGTCTTGCGCCAGTTGTTAAAATCATTGATGATCATTTCAAAATTGTAAACGGTCTCATGACAACGGTTCACGCCTTTACAACTGATCAAAACAATTTAGATAACCCACACAAAGATTTACGACGGGCCAGAGGCTGCACGCAATCTATTATTCCAACTTCTACAGGTGCAGCAAAAGCACTCGGGGAAGTTATGCCACATTTAAACGGGAAGCTTCACGGCATGGCACTGCGCGTTCCGACACCAAACGTTTCATTGGTTGATTTGGTCATAGATGTAGAAGAAACCGTTACTGCAGAACAAGTCAACACTGCTCTGAAACAAGCTGAAGAGACGATGCCTGGTATTGTCGAATACAGTGAAGAACCACTTGTATCAATTGACTACACAACAAACGATCATTCCGCAATTATAGATGGTTTATCAACAATCGTAATGGAAGACTCAAAGATTAAAGTACTGGCCTGGTACGACAACGAATGGG
- the mutM gene encoding DNA-formamidopyrimidine glycosylase — protein sequence MPELPEVETIKETLKHLVLNKTITKADVYWPKMIKHPDDVGVFKEWIKGQTIQDVKRKGKFLMFQLNDYVLVSHLRMEGKYSVDAGNEPVKKHTHVVFDLNTGEQLRYNDVRKFGTMHLFVKGTELTQKPLNQLGPDPFETTFTVDNLNEKCQKTNRVIKAVLLDQSIVAGLGNIYVDETLFKAQVHPLKPANTLTKKEIADVHAQAIDTLAEAVRQGGTTIRSYVNTQGAMGMFQQKLAVYGQTGQPCPVCGAPVVKLKAAGRGTHICTSCQTF from the coding sequence ATGCCAGAACTGCCTGAAGTTGAAACAATCAAAGAAACACTGAAACATCTTGTTCTGAATAAAACCATTACGAAAGCCGATGTTTACTGGCCGAAAATGATTAAACATCCAGACGACGTAGGGGTATTTAAGGAATGGATTAAAGGTCAAACCATTCAAGACGTCAAACGCAAAGGTAAATTCCTTATGTTTCAGCTGAATGACTATGTCCTGGTGTCGCATTTGCGGATGGAAGGTAAATATTCAGTGGATGCCGGCAATGAGCCGGTCAAAAAACACACGCATGTCGTTTTCGATTTGAATACAGGTGAGCAGCTCCGATACAATGATGTCCGCAAATTCGGCACGATGCACTTGTTTGTAAAAGGCACCGAGTTGACACAGAAACCTTTAAATCAGCTCGGACCAGATCCCTTTGAAACAACCTTTACGGTTGATAACCTTAATGAAAAATGTCAAAAAACCAATCGCGTCATAAAAGCGGTCTTGTTGGATCAGTCAATTGTCGCTGGTCTTGGTAATATTTATGTTGATGAGACCTTGTTTAAAGCACAGGTTCACCCACTTAAACCGGCCAACACCTTGACCAAAAAGGAAATAGCGGATGTGCATGCTCAAGCTATTGATACGTTGGCTGAGGCCGTTCGCCAAGGTGGAACCACCATTCGTTCTTACGTTAATACACAAGGTGCGATGGGTATGTTTCAGCAAAAGCTAGCGGTTTACGGGCAAACCGGCCAACCTTGCCCAGTGTGCGGTGCCCCTGTTGTTAAGCTGAAAGCAGCAGGGCGCGGCACCCATATTTGCACATCTTGCCAAACGTTTTAG
- the pnpS gene encoding two-component system histidine kinase PnpS, with amino-acid sequence MKKTIIMYGLGLFLLLAVTGGVLSTAVDNLFILVLVLFIQYIILMLLVTYFLDRYAKPVQKAIDTVSQLLNGNFRARVHHPANGLVSELNQNINKLARNLSELSLQEQIQSEQLMTVVDNTVSGLVLLDEKGYIHLVNRKFLSMFGQSSDYYRGYLYYDVLDNEVIHETVQNTFLYEKNVKNAFVKKNEDDSMDMEVVGAPIFNERKFVKGVVLVFYDITELKKLERMRKDFVANVSHELKTPITSINGFSETLLDGAKNDPEVLTEFLQIIFKESKRLQLLIEDLLTLSMLEKDDFHPVINEVDLTQIIEDINPMIKRKADMKNISYKKQTEDQLSLMGNSEQVKQMIINLLDNAIAYTPEYGNITLFVTEKDEGIVISVTDTGIGISKAQMERVFERFYRVDKARSRNTGGTGLGLAIVKHIVEVHNGQIHIDSEEQKGTTVSVLLPKQSD; translated from the coding sequence ATGAAAAAAACAATCATAATGTATGGCTTAGGTTTATTTTTGCTGCTGGCTGTAACAGGCGGGGTCCTGAGTACTGCTGTGGATAATCTCTTTATACTTGTACTGGTATTATTCATACAATATATTATCCTTATGCTTCTAGTAACCTATTTTTTGGACAGGTACGCCAAACCAGTGCAAAAGGCAATTGACACCGTTTCTCAGCTGCTTAATGGCAACTTTAGAGCAAGGGTTCATCATCCCGCCAATGGACTTGTCAGCGAACTCAACCAAAATATTAATAAACTAGCTCGAAATTTGAGTGAGCTTTCACTTCAAGAGCAAATTCAGTCTGAACAACTGATGACAGTTGTGGACAATACTGTAAGTGGGTTAGTACTTCTCGATGAAAAAGGTTATATCCATCTCGTCAATCGGAAATTTTTATCGATGTTCGGACAATCATCGGACTATTATCGAGGCTATTTGTATTACGATGTTCTTGACAATGAGGTTATTCACGAAACAGTACAAAATACATTTTTATATGAAAAAAACGTTAAAAACGCATTTGTTAAAAAGAATGAAGACGACAGTATGGATATGGAAGTGGTGGGCGCCCCAATATTTAATGAACGAAAATTCGTCAAAGGCGTGGTTCTTGTATTTTATGATATTACTGAACTTAAGAAACTGGAGCGCATGCGTAAAGACTTCGTAGCAAACGTCTCTCATGAATTGAAAACACCGATCACATCAATTAACGGATTCTCGGAAACGCTCCTGGATGGGGCGAAGAATGATCCTGAAGTTTTGACAGAGTTTCTACAAATTATTTTTAAAGAGAGTAAACGCCTGCAGCTACTAATTGAAGATCTGTTAACATTATCGATGCTGGAAAAAGACGATTTTCACCCTGTCATTAATGAGGTTGATCTTACTCAAATTATCGAGGATATTAATCCCATGATTAAGCGAAAAGCAGATATGAAAAACATCAGCTATAAAAAACAAACAGAGGATCAACTTAGCTTGATGGGCAATAGTGAACAAGTTAAGCAGATGATCATTAATTTATTGGATAATGCCATTGCATACACACCGGAATATGGTAATATCACTTTATTTGTTACAGAAAAAGACGAAGGTATTGTTATATCTGTTACAGATACTGGAATTGGCATCAGCAAAGCTCAAATGGAGCGGGTATTTGAACGGTTTTACCGCGTCGATAAGGCCCGGAGCAGAAATACCGGTGGAACAGGCCTTGGTCTTGCCATCGTCAAGCATATTGTAGAAGTGCATAATGGACAAATTCATATTGACAGTGAAGAACAAAAGGGAACGACCGTCAGTGTGCTTTTGCCAAAGCAATCTGACTAA
- the coaE gene encoding dephospho-CoA kinase (Dephospho-CoA kinase (CoaE) performs the final step in coenzyme A biosynthesis.) — translation MTLVIGLTGSIASGKSTVSLMFDDFDIPVVDADKLARVVVRPGEKGYTEIVKTFGEDILRTDKTIDRKKLGEIVFADEGKRNKLNAIVHPAVREEMLKSRDALIETGAAAVVLDIPLLFESKLTHFVDRTIVVAVDPATQLKRLMERDGFTEEHARQRINSQMPITEKAKQADAVVDNNGTKSETYKQLQEILRCWQVL, via the coding sequence GTGACTCTTGTTATTGGACTTACAGGCAGCATCGCAAGCGGAAAAAGCACAGTCTCCCTGATGTTTGATGACTTTGACATTCCTGTGGTCGATGCAGACAAACTCGCACGTGTTGTGGTTCGTCCAGGTGAAAAAGGTTATACAGAGATTGTTAAAACGTTTGGTGAGGATATTCTAAGAACAGATAAAACAATTGATAGAAAAAAACTGGGGGAAATTGTTTTTGCGGATGAAGGCAAACGCAACAAGCTGAATGCCATTGTACACCCGGCAGTACGGGAGGAAATGTTAAAGAGCCGGGATGCTCTGATCGAGACAGGGGCAGCAGCTGTTGTTTTGGACATCCCGCTTTTATTTGAAAGTAAGTTAACCCACTTTGTAGACCGCACGATTGTGGTAGCCGTTGATCCAGCTACCCAATTAAAGCGGCTGATGGAGCGGGATGGCTTTACGGAAGAACATGCCAGACAGCGTATTAATTCTCAAATGCCAATCACGGAAAAAGCCAAACAGGCAGACGCGGTGGTTGATAATAATGGGACAAAGTCCGAAACCTACAAGCAACTGCAAGAGATCTTGCGCTGCTGGCAAGTGCTATAA